Below is a genomic region from Caldisericaceae bacterium.
ACCTAAAAGTTTAAGCAAATTCTTTTTAAAAGGCGGGTAAACAACTCCTTCATCAGTTATAATTGCTGTAATTAACTCATGTGGCGTTATATCAAAAGAGAAATTATAAACTTCTATCTCGTATGGGGCGATTCTTTTTCCACCGCAATGCGTCACTTCATCTGGACTTCTCTCCTCAATAGGAATTTCCTTTCCAGTTTCAATTGAGAAATCAATAGTTGAAATTGGAGCTGCTACATAAAACGGTATCTTGTGGTAATAGGCAAGCACAGCAAGCATATAAGTTCCAACTTTATTTGCAGTATCTCCGTTTAATGCTATTCTATCGGCTCCTGTAACAATCCCACTAACAAGGTCTTTTTGCATAATAAAAGCACTCATATTATCAGTTATAAGTTTGAAAGGGATACCTGATTCCTTTAATTCAAAAGCAGTTAATCTTGCCCCCTGTAAGTATGGTCGAGTTTCCAAAGCAATTACATTAATACCGGAATACTTTTCATAGGATCTTTTTATTACAGAAAATGCTGTGCCGTATTTTACAGTTGCAAGTGCCCCAGTATTACAAATTGTCATAATAGTATCGTTATCTGAGAATAATGTGGAGCCGTATTCACCTATCTTGTAGTTTCTTTCGGCATCTTCTTCTTCTATTTTCTTTGCTTCCTCTAAAACAATCTTTTTGAGTAAAGAGACATCGTTATTTTTATTTTCGAGTATTTTATTAAACATTCTCTTTGTTGCCCAGGCAAGATTCACCGCAGTAGGCCTTGCACTATCAAGGTAAGATTTAAGTTCTTTTGCCTTTTCTACAAATCCATTAGAATCACCAACAAAATTCTTTAATCCAAGATACATACCGTATGCAGCAGCAACCCCTATTGCTGGAGCACCACGAATTTTCATTTCTCTTATTGCATCAAAGATATCCAACTCGCTCTTGCAGGCGCAATAAGTAATGTCAAAAGGAAGATTTCTTTGATCTAAAATATGAACTACATCTCCATCAAAATAAATGGACCTATATTCCATAACTATACTTTGTATTTATTAAGGCAATCAGTGCAAACTCTTAAAACCTTAACCTTTCCATCAATCATAACTTTTGTTTTATGTAAATTTGGAAGAAACCTTCTGTTTGTTTTTCTATGAGAATGGCTTACAGTATGCCCAGTTATGGGGCCTTTTCCACATATTTCACATTTTTTACTCATACCAACCTCCAATTTTCTAAAATTAACACCCTACATTTTATAGATTTTAAAAATTATTGCAAGTAGTTTTATAAATGTCTTACACAAAAGTATCCTCTTAGTTCTTTAAGCTCCTCAACTTGCTATTTCAACCTTTTTTACCCACGCTAAAGAAAGTCATGTAAATATTAACACCCAGAGGATTCCGAAGACCCATGTAAATTTGGTAGGGTTCTCAAAAAAGAAATTACGTAAAACAAAATCTATAATTTTGCTATCCTTGTAAGATTGATGCAGAAGTCCTGTAATACTCTTTATTATGAAAATTGCTCCTATAGAAAAACACTACCTAATACAAGTTTACCCGGTAGAATGTTTGATACGAACACCTCAAAGATATAGCTAATCCGCTCATTGGTTTTTCAGTTAGTGTTTTAACAAATAGGCCGTAGAATAAAAGAACTAAAAAAGACCCATGTTTAAACCCAAAACTCAATAGTTTAATACACCATTTAAAGAGAATTTTTAAATATTACTCAATATGATTATAATTAAT
It encodes:
- the rpmB gene encoding 50S ribosomal protein L28, coding for MSKKCEICGKGPITGHTVSHSHRKTNRRFLPNLHKTKVMIDGKVKVLRVCTDCLNKYKV
- the mtnA gene encoding S-methyl-5-thioribose-1-phosphate isomerase, translated to MEYRSIYFDGDVVHILDQRNLPFDITYCACKSELDIFDAIREMKIRGAPAIGVAAAYGMYLGLKNFVGDSNGFVEKAKELKSYLDSARPTAVNLAWATKRMFNKILENKNNDVSLLKKIVLEEAKKIEEEDAERNYKIGEYGSTLFSDNDTIMTICNTGALATVKYGTAFSVIKRSYEKYSGINVIALETRPYLQGARLTAFELKESGIPFKLITDNMSAFIMQKDLVSGIVTGADRIALNGDTANKVGTYMLAVLAYYHKIPFYVAAPISTIDFSIETGKEIPIEERSPDEVTHCGGKRIAPYEIEVYNFSFDITPHELITAIITDEGVVYPPFKKNLLKLLGNSNG